From Mustela nigripes isolate SB6536 chromosome 13, MUSNIG.SB6536, whole genome shotgun sequence, one genomic window encodes:
- the ZSCAN29 gene encoding zinc finger and SCAN domain-containing protein 29 isoform X5 produces the protein MGSQTNPWQDFRHMRFPFPKSGVVSRLEQGEPPDLGSKEKELSRGSHTGERQMHADLLSPKRERRSWVDQDHWGFEDEKVAGVHWGYEETRTLLAILSQTEFYEALRNCHRNSQVYGAVAERLREYGFLRTLEQCRTKFKGLQKSYRKVKSGHPPETCPFFEEMEALMSAQVIALPSNGLEEAASHSGLVGSDVETEEPGQEGWQHEEAEEAVAEESDSDEMGQEATPQVPDNSSAPVLFRSPSGVHWGYEETKTYLAILSETQFYEALRNCHRNSQLYGAVAERLWEYGFLRTPEQCRTKFKSLQTSYRKVKNGQAPETCPFFEEMDALVSARVVAPPSDSQEEETASCPTQTTSETKAEKQAEAAEETIEEDSEDDEEDTEVPLGVVMTRAPVLFQSPSGFEAGFDNEENLKRDISEEVQLHRTLLARSERKLSRHLTQGKGGESECKSGQQWATTPGERRGKPTLPERSLGKVLNHQRPYLGERPCKYLRYSKNFVPNSHLMHQISHQVENPYKCADCGKSFSRSARLIRHRRIHTGEKPYKCLDCGKSFRDSSNFITHRRIHTGEKPYQCGECGKRFNQSSSLIIHQRTHTGEKPYQCEECGKSFNNSSHFSAHRRIHTGERPHVCPDCGKSFSKSSDLRAHHRTHTGEKPYGCHDCGKCFSKSSALNKHREIHMREKLLSQSAPK, from the exons ATGGGAAGTCAAACCAACCCTTGGCAAGACTTCAGACATATGA GATTTCCATTTCCTAAATCCGGTGTGGTCTCCAGGTTGGAGCAAGGAGAGCCCCCTGATCTGGGCTCCAAGGAGAAGGAACTATCAAGAGGCAGTCACacaggagaaagacaaatgcatGCTGATCTGTTATCacccaagagagagagaagaagctggGTAGACCAGGATCACTGGGGCTTTGAGGATGAGAAGGTAGCAGGAGTGCACTGGGGCTATGAAGAGACCAGAACCCTCCTTGCAATTCTCAGTCAGACTGAGTTTTATGAGGCTCTCCGAAACTGTCATAGAAACAGCCAAGTGTATGGGGCTGTGGCTGAGCGGCTCCGGGAGTATGGCTTCCTTCGGACATTGGAACAGTGTCGGACCAAGTTCAAAGGTCTCCAAAAGAGCTATAGGAAAGTCAAGAGTGGTCACCCACCTGAAACCTGCCCCTTCTTTGAAGAGATGGAGGCCCTGATGAGTGCCCAAGTCATTGCATTGCCCAGTAATGGCTTGGAAGAGGCAGCCTCTCACTCTGGCCTGGTGGGCAGTGATGTTGAGACAGAGGAGCCAGGGCAAGAGGGCTGGCAGCATGAGGAAGCAGAAGAGGCTGTGGCTGAAGAGTCGGACAGTGATGAAATGGGCCAGGAGGCCACCCCCCAAGTCCCTGACAACTCATCTGCCCCTGTTCTTTTTCGAAGTCCCAGTG GTGTGCACTGGGGCTATGAAGAGACAAAGACTTACCTTGCAATTCTTAGTGAGACTCAGTTCTACGAAGCCCTCCGGAACTGTCACCGCAACAGCCAGCTGTATGGAGCAGTGGCTGAGCGGTTATGGGAATATGGATTCTTAAGGACACCAGAGCAGTGTCGGACCAAGTTTAAAAGCCTACAGACCAGCTATCGGAAAGTCAAGAATGGCCAAGCACCAGAGACCTGTCCCTTCTTTGAAGAGATGGATGCTTTGGTGAGTGCCAGGGTTGTTGCCCCACCTAGTGACAGCCAGGAAGAAGAGACAGCCTCTTGCCCCACCCAGACCACCAGTGAGACCAAAGCTGAGAAGCAAGCTGAGGCTGCAGAAGAGACCATAGAAGAAGATTCTGAGGATGATGAAGAGGATACTGAGGTACCCCTGGGGGTTGTCATGACCCGTGCTCCAGTCTTATTCCAGAGCCCCAGTG GTTTTGAGGCTGGATTTGATAATGAAGAGAATCTAAAACGAGATATTTCTGAGGAAGTACAACTACATAGAACATTACTTGCAAGGTCTGAAAGGAAACTGTCCCGGCATCTTACTCAGGGTAAAGGTGGTGAGAGTGAATGTAAATCAGGACAACAGTGGGCAACGACcccaggggagagaagaggaaaaccaACACTCCCAGAGAGGAGTTTAGGTAAAGTTCTAAATCATCAGAGACCTTACTTGGGAGAGAGACCCTGTAAATATCTCAGATACAGCAAAAACTTTGTTCCAAATTCCCACCTCATGCATCAGATATCTCATCAAGTGGAAAATCCATATAAATGTGCTGATTGTGGAAAAAGCTTCAGTCGGAGTGCACGCCTCATCAGACACCGCAGaatccacactggagagaaaccttacaagtGTCTTGACTGTGGGAAAAGTTTCCGTGACAGTTCAAATTTCATCACCCACAGGAGAATCCACACAGGAGAAAAACCCTATCAATGTGGTGAGTGTGGAAAACGCTTCAATCAGAGCTCAAGCCTTATAATTCACCAGAGAACCCACACAGGAGAAAAGCCCTATCAATGTGAAGAGTGTGGAAAAAGCTTCAACAATAGTTCTCATTTCAGTGCACATCGGAGGATACACACAGGAGAGAGACCTCATGTGTGTCCTGACTGTGGAAAGAGTTTCAGTAAGAGTTCTGACTTACGTGCACACCATAGGAcccacacaggagagaaaccctatggGTGTCATGACTGTGGCAAATGCTTCAGTAAAAGCTCTGCCCTTAATAAGCACCGAGAGATCCACATGCGAGAAAAACTTCTGTCACAGTCAGCACCTAAGTAA